A genome region from Psychrobacter jeotgali includes the following:
- a CDS encoding heavy metal translocating P-type ATPase has protein sequence MTDSTRIANDQSYDVETAIQSNTQLQPERAHLQLAIEGMTCQACASRIEKVLNKKSAIYEVNVNFAGETANVDYDPTETTPEQVTEWVNKTGFVANLQAGDTLFSQADEDTATEWPWRLIALWVCLVPFLFGMAGMLVGQGMAWMPPVWIQFILATIVQFGLALPFYKSAWASIKGGLANMDVLVVIGTVTIWAYSTYLWLTHGDGSLNSLLQSSHAGGHGPAVYFEAGVMVIAFVRTGKYLEDRTKKHSLNSIDLLLSLTPDEVEQQQPNGDFHNVALQEVQVDDILRAKQGSRVATDGIVVDGSGWCVESHLTGESVPLKKEPGDALLAGALVENGSLLYRVRAKGSDTKLGDMVQALSDAQGSKANLARIADRVTAIFVPVVVAISIITFGLTWWLTGMVDTALMHAVSVLVIACPCALGLATPAAIMAGMGVAARHGVWFKDAQSLEAAGNIDTVVLDKTGTLTIGKPTIVDQVMVDRSLAVDDVLQLAASVEAHASHPLATALINAAKERNLPLLPVTDISVVKGAGIQANIAGLGMVKVGTAEYTNLTLPKLMPKVWQIASTVAISINDEPLGAFALADDLKSDTPQAITALQDAGIDVILMSGDKQSVVDHVAAQLGIKAAYGKMSPRDKASQIAKLQTAGHKVAMAGDGVNDAPAMATADASFAMFEGTDVAQHSASARLMGESLMHIDAAQKIANATLRNIKQNLFFAFLYNTLGIPLAAFGFLNPMIAAAAMALSSISVLMNALRLTRFKTEVELDNTVSK, from the coding sequence ATGACTGATTCTACTCGCATCGCAAACGATCAATCCTATGACGTTGAGACCGCTATTCAATCGAATACTCAACTACAGCCGGAACGTGCCCATCTACAGCTGGCGATTGAGGGCATGACGTGTCAGGCCTGTGCTTCACGAATCGAGAAAGTGCTCAATAAGAAGTCTGCGATCTATGAGGTAAACGTAAACTTTGCTGGCGAAACGGCTAATGTGGATTATGATCCTACTGAGACTACGCCAGAACAGGTGACTGAATGGGTTAATAAGACTGGTTTTGTCGCCAATTTGCAAGCAGGTGATACCTTATTTTCCCAAGCCGATGAAGATACAGCGACTGAATGGCCATGGCGACTGATTGCTTTATGGGTATGTTTGGTACCGTTTTTATTTGGTATGGCAGGCATGCTGGTGGGTCAAGGTATGGCTTGGATGCCGCCGGTCTGGATACAATTTATTCTAGCGACTATTGTACAGTTTGGTTTGGCACTACCTTTTTATAAGAGCGCTTGGGCTTCCATCAAAGGTGGTCTTGCCAATATGGACGTGCTGGTAGTCATTGGTACCGTAACTATTTGGGCATATTCCACTTATCTGTGGCTTACTCATGGTGATGGTAGTCTCAATAGCTTACTCCAAAGCTCTCATGCAGGTGGTCATGGTCCAGCAGTATATTTTGAAGCTGGGGTGATGGTTATTGCTTTTGTGCGTACGGGAAAATATTTAGAAGATCGTACCAAAAAGCATAGCCTAAACAGTATCGATCTATTATTATCTTTGACTCCTGATGAGGTTGAGCAGCAACAGCCAAACGGTGATTTTCATAACGTGGCGTTACAAGAGGTACAAGTAGATGATATCTTACGGGCTAAGCAAGGTAGCAGAGTGGCCACCGATGGTATCGTCGTTGACGGTAGTGGCTGGTGTGTAGAGAGCCATTTAACCGGTGAGTCCGTACCGCTCAAAAAAGAACCTGGAGATGCGTTGTTAGCGGGCGCTTTGGTTGAAAATGGTAGTTTGTTATATCGAGTCCGTGCCAAGGGCAGTGATACTAAGCTTGGCGATATGGTGCAAGCGCTCAGTGACGCTCAGGGCTCAAAAGCTAATTTGGCTCGGATAGCTGATAGAGTTACAGCTATCTTCGTACCAGTAGTCGTTGCTATCTCAATAATTACCTTTGGGCTGACTTGGTGGCTAACGGGTATGGTAGATACGGCTTTGATGCATGCGGTATCAGTGTTGGTTATTGCTTGTCCATGTGCGCTTGGTTTGGCTACCCCAGCTGCCATTATGGCAGGAATGGGGGTGGCAGCGCGCCATGGGGTTTGGTTCAAAGACGCACAAAGTTTGGAAGCGGCTGGTAATATTGATACGGTAGTGCTCGACAAAACCGGCACTTTGACCATCGGTAAACCTACTATCGTTGATCAAGTAATGGTCGATAGATCTTTAGCAGTAGATGACGTCTTGCAACTTGCCGCAAGCGTTGAAGCGCATGCTAGTCATCCTTTAGCAACGGCTCTTATCAATGCTGCCAAAGAGCGTAATTTACCACTGTTACCGGTTACTGATATCAGTGTGGTGAAAGGAGCAGGCATTCAAGCCAATATTGCAGGGTTAGGTATGGTAAAAGTGGGTACTGCAGAGTATACCAATTTAACCTTACCGAAGCTGATGCCTAAAGTGTGGCAAATTGCCAGTACCGTCGCCATCAGTATTAATGATGAGCCTCTAGGTGCATTTGCTTTGGCTGATGATCTTAAGTCGGATACGCCGCAGGCTATTACGGCCCTTCAAGACGCCGGTATTGATGTTATCTTGATGAGTGGTGATAAGCAATCGGTAGTTGACCATGTAGCAGCACAGCTGGGGATTAAAGCCGCTTACGGTAAAATGAGTCCCCGTGATAAAGCCAGTCAAATTGCCAAACTACAAACAGCAGGTCACAAAGTGGCTATGGCAGGGGACGGTGTCAATGATGCGCCAGCCATGGCTACCGCTGATGCCAGCTTTGCTATGTTTGAAGGTACGGACGTAGCACAGCATAGCGCCTCCGCTCGTTTGATGGGGGAATCGCTTATGCACATTGATGCGGCGCAAAAGATTGCTAACGCCACGCTACGTAATATCAAACAAAACTTATTTTTTGCCTTCCTTTATAATACTCTAGGTATTCCACTTGCCGCCTTTGGCTTTTTAAATCCTATGATTGCTGCGGCAGCTATGGCGCTTAGCTCCATCTCTGTACTGATGAACGCTCTGCGCTTAACTCGCTTCAAAACTGAAGTGGAGCTCGATAATACGGTATCCAAATAA
- a CDS encoding FtsB family cell division protein — translation MKYFSQFMLLALAVAVLSGLQYQYWFGQNGRLEHNKLQVQISEQQRLNSNQTAANDLLRTDVHDLKTGLEAVEEHARLDLGLIKPNETFVQVSTAPTTHTSQ, via the coding sequence ATGAAATATTTTAGCCAGTTTATGCTACTTGCTTTAGCGGTTGCCGTGCTATCAGGGCTGCAATATCAGTACTGGTTTGGTCAAAATGGTCGACTTGAGCACAACAAGCTGCAGGTGCAGATTAGTGAGCAGCAACGCTTGAATAGTAATCAGACTGCGGCTAATGATTTGCTACGTACCGATGTCCATGATCTAAAGACTGGGCTTGAGGCAGTAGAGGAGCATGCTCGTTTAGATCTAGGCTTGATAAAGCCTAACGAGACTTTCGTACAAGTTTCTACCGCACCCACGACCCACACTAGTCAGTGA
- the pyrC gene encoding dihydroorotase yields MTPTTDAITELTIIQPDDWHIHLRDDKALATTVPHAAASFNRAICMPNLVPPVKTTDEALAYRQRILHHLQASDVSTERKAAFDPRMTLYMTNETSAHDIEVAAKSGIVQAVKLYPAGATTNSADGVTDINACVGIFEAMERYNLPLLLHGEVTHDHVDIFDREKRFLEEVLAQIIAKFPSLKIVMEHITTSDAADFILSQGNQVAATITPQHLMFNRNHLLLGGIKPHFYCLPILKREKHQKVLLDVATSGNPKFFLGTDSAPHATDQKENACGCAGCYSASIALPLYATAFDSVGKIDKLEGFTSRFGAQFYGLPVNETTVTLINQPMQVPADYPYFDNSKLTPLMAGEYLPWSIKS; encoded by the coding sequence ATGACACCCACTACTGATGCGATAACAGAACTAACTATTATTCAACCAGACGACTGGCATATTCACCTTCGTGACGATAAGGCGCTAGCGACTACTGTACCTCATGCTGCAGCTAGTTTTAACCGTGCTATTTGCATGCCAAACTTAGTACCACCTGTAAAAACTACCGATGAAGCGCTTGCTTATCGTCAACGCATTTTGCATCATCTACAAGCAAGTGATGTTAGCACTGAGCGTAAAGCTGCCTTTGATCCGCGCATGACCTTATACATGACCAATGAAACTAGCGCCCATGATATCGAAGTAGCCGCCAAGTCTGGTATTGTTCAAGCGGTAAAGCTATACCCAGCAGGGGCAACGACCAATTCTGCTGATGGCGTAACCGATATCAATGCCTGTGTTGGTATCTTTGAGGCCATGGAAAGGTACAACTTACCGTTGCTACTTCATGGAGAAGTTACCCATGATCACGTTGATATCTTTGATCGTGAAAAGCGCTTTTTAGAAGAAGTGCTGGCTCAAATTATTGCCAAGTTCCCCTCGCTAAAAATCGTTATGGAACATATTACCACTAGTGATGCCGCTGATTTTATCTTGTCGCAAGGCAATCAAGTCGCCGCCACTATTACTCCGCAGCACCTGATGTTTAACCGCAATCATTTATTACTGGGCGGTATCAAGCCCCATTTCTATTGCTTACCTATCTTAAAGCGTGAAAAACATCAAAAGGTGCTTTTGGATGTCGCAACTAGCGGCAACCCTAAGTTCTTTTTGGGCACAGATTCTGCGCCGCATGCTACTGATCAAAAAGAAAACGCTTGCGGCTGTGCCGGCTGCTATAGCGCATCAATAGCACTGCCTTTATATGCTACTGCTTTTGATAGCGTCGGTAAGATTGATAAGCTAGAGGGCTTTACCAGCCGTTTTGGCGCCCAGTTCTATGGTCTACCTGTCAACGAGACTACGGTTACTTTGATCAATCAACCTATGCAAGTACCCGCCGACTATCCTTATTTTGATAACTCAAAATTGACGCCATTAATGGCGGGTGAATACTTGCCTTGGTCTATTAAAAGTTAA
- the rnt gene encoding ribonuclease T: MTLKERFRKFLPVVVDVETAGFNAQTDALLEIACIPILLNEQGVFYPGEALNAHIEPFEGANLEPRALEFTGIDPNNPLRKAIAEDEKTALRRLFKGLKEVRRAEECRQCVLIGHNAHFDLAFLNAAVLRTNSKNHNPFHQFSVFDTVTLSALAFGQTVLARACKAAGIDFDGKDAHSALYDTQKTAELFCHILNSYPMLPNALYTEEPESEPKDNDE, from the coding sequence ATGACTCTCAAAGAGCGTTTTCGTAAATTTTTACCGGTAGTAGTTGATGTTGAAACTGCAGGCTTTAATGCGCAGACTGATGCGCTGTTAGAGATTGCTTGTATACCTATCCTATTAAATGAGCAAGGGGTTTTTTATCCAGGAGAAGCGTTGAATGCGCATATTGAGCCTTTTGAAGGCGCAAACCTAGAGCCACGGGCGCTTGAGTTCACCGGTATCGATCCTAATAATCCGCTGCGAAAGGCTATTGCTGAAGATGAAAAAACTGCCTTACGCCGTTTATTTAAGGGTCTCAAAGAAGTGCGCCGGGCGGAGGAATGCCGTCAATGTGTGCTAATTGGACACAACGCCCATTTTGACTTGGCATTTTTGAATGCTGCGGTTTTACGTACTAATAGCAAGAATCATAACCCTTTCCATCAGTTTTCTGTTTTTGACACCGTTACCTTATCAGCATTAGCATTTGGGCAAACCGTGCTTGCTCGAGCTTGTAAGGCTGCTGGAATAGACTTTGATGGTAAAGATGCTCATTCAGCTTTATACGACACCCAAAAAACCGCTGAATTGTTCTGCCACATTCTAAACAGTTATCCGATGCTGCCCAATGCTTTGTATACAGAAGAGCCGGAGAGTGAACCCAAAGATAATGATGAGTAA
- a CDS encoding IspD/TarI family cytidylyltransferase — protein sequence MNTNPKVYAMIVAAGRGSRFGASIPKQYVLLGGQTLLQRSVARLATSDYITDCWLVVASDDDIARTLNFALPVYYTLGGNERWQSVFAGVEAIMAAGAKPSDLILIHDAARPAVPQTDINQVIESAMHEHYGAILAAPVADTLKQSYVLSNANVAADHQDSANSHSSNNETNSINNSQQCYAKHTIDRTGIWQAQTPQVFRVDQLYRVLSYVKEQHLSITDEASAFEYLDLPIRLVEGSRQNIKLTYPDDNLLLTSIIKAQSEPSF from the coding sequence ATGAACACCAATCCTAAAGTCTATGCCATGATTGTCGCTGCTGGACGTGGTAGCCGTTTTGGTGCCTCTATCCCTAAGCAGTATGTGCTTTTAGGTGGCCAAACGTTACTACAGCGTAGCGTTGCCAGATTGGCAACTAGTGATTATATTACTGACTGCTGGTTAGTTGTGGCTAGTGATGATGATATTGCACGAACTTTGAATTTTGCTTTGCCTGTTTATTATACGCTTGGCGGCAATGAGCGTTGGCAGTCGGTATTCGCAGGTGTTGAGGCAATAATGGCAGCGGGTGCAAAGCCCTCGGATCTCATTTTGATTCATGATGCCGCTCGTCCTGCCGTGCCCCAAACTGATATAAATCAAGTGATAGAATCGGCCATGCATGAGCATTATGGGGCTATTTTGGCAGCTCCTGTAGCTGATACCCTAAAGCAGTCTTATGTGCTCTCTAACGCTAATGTAGCTGCTGACCATCAAGATAGCGCTAACAGTCATTCAAGTAATAATGAAACTAATAGTATAAACAATAGTCAGCAATGTTATGCTAAACATACCATAGATCGTACTGGTATTTGGCAAGCACAAACCCCGCAGGTTTTTCGAGTAGATCAACTATATAGAGTCCTGTCTTACGTCAAAGAGCAGCACCTGAGCATTACTGACGAAGCTAGTGCTTTTGAGTATTTAGACTTACCTATCCGCTTAGTTGAAGGTAGCCGCCAAAATATCAAACTGACTTATCCTGATGACAATCTATTGCTAACCTCTATAATAAAGGCTCAGAGCGAACCTTCATTCTAA
- a CDS encoding BLUF domain-containing protein: MLKAADTTNLKSSELYQLVYISRITSTGLSGASTLNDIADHSIKNNQADKVTGILCYGNGYFFQCVEGTEQALTNLKNRLLMDNRHKEIKVLDFSVINQRRFSSWSLRSIILERWMVDDSRVKALMPFKPYTWVEDEWVQFLNVLQNYYEQQEKKEEVDMQPIKYKALGVTLGKVVSQHQAFFLIQTILGLLIVAALFWVLLSDKIF; this comes from the coding sequence TTGTTAAAGGCTGCTGATACAACAAACTTGAAGAGCTCAGAGCTCTATCAGCTGGTTTACATAAGCCGTATTACTTCAACAGGCTTATCAGGCGCTAGTACGCTAAACGATATAGCTGATCATTCTATAAAAAACAATCAAGCGGATAAGGTGACCGGTATTCTTTGCTATGGCAATGGTTACTTTTTTCAGTGCGTTGAAGGCACTGAGCAAGCATTAACCAATCTAAAAAACCGATTGTTAATGGATAATCGTCATAAAGAGATAAAAGTACTGGATTTTTCAGTCATTAATCAGCGTCGTTTTTCTAGTTGGTCTTTACGCTCTATTATTCTTGAGCGCTGGATGGTTGATGATTCTAGAGTCAAAGCTTTGATGCCATTTAAGCCCTATACTTGGGTTGAAGATGAATGGGTACAGTTTTTAAATGTGTTACAAAACTATTATGAGCAGCAAGAGAAAAAGGAAGAAGTGGATATGCAGCCTATTAAATATAAAGCCTTAGGGGTTACTTTAGGTAAAGTCGTTAGCCAGCATCAAGCTTTCTTTTTGATTCAAACAATATTAGGTTTGTTAATTGTGGCAGCACTATTTTGGGTTTTGCTATCAGATAAAATATTTTAA
- the eno gene encoding phosphopyruvate hydratase: protein MYAEEIKNATEIKDIRAREILDSRGNPTIEADVILADGRVGRAAAPSGASTGSREALELRDGDKSRYMGKGVKKAVANVNSQIRSALINTDVTEQQRIDDAMIALDGTENKDKLGANAMLAVSLAAAKAAAKAQSLPLHQYIANLRNQTSLTMPVPMMNILNGGEHADNTVDIQEFMIEPVGFSSFSEALRAGTEIFHSLKSVLKSQGLNTSVGDEGGFAPNLRSNEEAITVIMQAIEQVGYKAGEDIHLALDCAASEFYKDGRYVLAGEGNKSFDSQGFSDYLVGLTRQYPIISIEDGLDEGDWDGWKYLTEQIGDRVQLVGDDLFVTNPAILQEGIDKNIANAILIKFNQIGTLSETLDAIYLAKNNGYATIISHRSGETEDSTIADLAVGTAAGQIKTGSLCRSDRVAKYNQLLRIEQQVRASYRGADEFIGLRG, encoded by the coding sequence ATGTACGCTGAAGAAATCAAAAACGCTACCGAGATTAAAGACATTCGCGCTCGTGAAATTTTAGACTCACGTGGTAATCCAACGATTGAAGCTGATGTTATTTTGGCTGATGGCAGAGTGGGCCGTGCCGCTGCCCCTAGTGGCGCCTCAACAGGTTCACGTGAAGCGCTTGAGCTACGTGATGGGGATAAGTCTCGTTACATGGGTAAGGGCGTCAAAAAGGCCGTTGCCAACGTCAATAGTCAGATTCGTAGCGCACTTATCAATACTGATGTCACCGAACAGCAGCGTATTGACGATGCGATGATTGCCCTTGATGGTACTGAGAACAAAGACAAGTTGGGTGCTAATGCTATGCTAGCGGTTTCATTAGCCGCAGCAAAAGCCGCAGCAAAAGCACAAAGCCTGCCACTGCATCAATATATCGCCAACCTGCGTAATCAGACGTCGCTTACTATGCCTGTGCCCATGATGAATATTTTAAATGGTGGCGAGCATGCAGATAATACCGTTGATATTCAAGAGTTTATGATTGAGCCTGTAGGTTTCAGTAGTTTTTCAGAAGCGCTGCGAGCGGGTACGGAGATTTTCCATAGCTTAAAGTCGGTGCTAAAGTCACAAGGTCTGAATACTTCTGTAGGCGATGAAGGTGGATTTGCACCCAACCTACGTAGCAACGAAGAAGCTATTACGGTTATCATGCAAGCTATTGAGCAAGTAGGCTATAAAGCCGGTGAAGATATTCACTTAGCGCTTGACTGTGCCGCTAGCGAGTTCTACAAAGATGGCAGATATGTTTTGGCAGGCGAGGGCAATAAATCTTTTGATAGCCAAGGGTTCTCTGATTATTTAGTAGGACTGACCCGTCAATATCCTATTATCTCTATCGAAGATGGTCTTGATGAAGGCGATTGGGATGGTTGGAAGTATTTAACCGAGCAAATTGGCGATAGAGTACAGTTGGTTGGTGATGATTTGTTTGTAACCAATCCAGCTATCCTGCAAGAAGGTATCGATAAAAATATCGCTAACGCTATCTTGATTAAGTTCAACCAAATCGGCACTTTGTCAGAAACTTTAGATGCTATCTACTTGGCCAAAAATAATGGCTATGCGACGATCATCTCGCATCGCTCTGGCGAAACAGAAGACAGCACCATTGCAGATCTAGCGGTGGGTACTGCTGCTGGTCAGATCAAGACTGGTTCACTTTGCCGCTCGGATCGTGTTGCAAAATACAATCAGCTACTGCGTATAGAACAACAAGTCCGTGCCAGTTACCGCGGTGCAGATGAGTTCATTGGTCTACGTGGCTAA